The genomic stretch AAAAGAACACGATATAATGCACATTTAGAAAGTAAGGCCAGCAGTCACAATCACTGGTACCCATCTCCGTCAACGAGTGGCACTAAGAGGCAGGGCTGAGGTACAGCTCGTCTAATCCTGCTGCGCAGTAAGGACTACGCACTTTTCACTTTTCTCTGTTAGGAATGGGACAGATTAGTAGCCTACGGAAGTTTGTGACTcgtatcatcactgtccaaaaacgcCAGCTTCTTTTCCAATGTGTCCTACATGTCCAAACCTTTGTTGAAACTaagcttaattaaaaaaaagctccTATTTGCGACACAGAAATTGAACAATGCACACAATTTCTAAACCTCCATTGCAAGGTGCTGCCAGTCGAATGGAACCAATGCCCGAAGCCAAGTATTAttcagaggggtataaatcccccTTGtgttggagtgatggagctacAGCCTTAAGGGTGAGCTGAAACGACATTCAGAACTGAAACACGCAACATCAGCCCCTGACTTCAATAATGCTCTTATGACTGGATGcgatcaaattctcacagcagtgtcccacatctagtgtaaagtcttccTAGAATAGCAGAGGCTGTGACCTCAGCAAAACAGCACTAACCCTTTGCAAATGCTGAATAAACAGATGCCTACAAAGGTTTGGACGTATACTACACATGAACATctggagcattcctattggttcattcatcaggAAATTCTCACCCACTGTAAAATGTTGATATGATGCTGAAAAACGACGCTGTttttttggacagcgacaatgtGCTGGGGAAATTGGGAATAAAGACATGACACAAGTGCACGATGGAAAACCACATCCTTACAAACGCAAGCCAGTCAAACTGACACTGTGTGTTTGACACACtttcattaataattaacaattaataaataagttATCAAATGCATGACGCTGCcaagcactttttttttaatgctagaTTTTCTTTTGATTGTGTGTCTGATTAGTTCATTGATTGGTTAGTTGATTTCATCAACAACTTACTGATTGGTCGACCAATTTACAGTATGATTAGGAGCAGAGATTTGAGTCTGCAGCATTACTTCAAACGAAAGTGACTCCAGATCAACAATAAGCCGTAAACAAAAACGTCAGAAGTTTGGTCTAGATTTAAAGGCAAACAAAATCTCTACTTTGGGAAAACAACAAACTTCGCACAGTGTTTATAAGACATTGCAAAAACCATTCCTCTATCACAACCATAAGAACtcattattattactgatacTCATCACTTTAAGCTTTAAGACTCTTCTTGAAATGAAAAGAACGTGGAAAAAAacgttttgtttgtttttttttatcattaaaaaagcTACACGTTTTCTACTGGGATGTCTATGAAattgttagtgtttttttttattattaataacatttcttttcattgctttaaaaaacagcaaagaaaaaaaaaacctactgaGCTAGAAGACGGCCGACTccaggttttctttttttaattttttttgtttgtttttgtttccttggAGTTGTCCTGTGGATTACGAGACTCGTTTCTCCTTTCCTGCTCTCAGGTGGTTTGCAGGtgagagaaggaaaagaaaaataggGCCAAGTTACTGACCGAGCTTCCAGTCTCTAGGAGTTGAACTCAAACGTCGACGTGTTTCATTTCAAAATTGGAAACAAGATCCCGATCCTTGGCGAttggaaaaagggaaaaaaattaaagtggTATTTCTGATGTAAACACTGCCATATGGCCTTTCTCGGCTGGCCAGATGTTCTCATGTGTCGATTTCAGAGTGCTCTGGAAGGCTCCTTTCTTCCATCCACATTGATCACTCAGACTGCCACCACACTGTCCAGAACTCTCCAGTCTATAGCTATTAAAcatatattgtaatatatttactgtatatattttCCTGCGTTGTATGACTCCcttaaaaaagaagaagaaaaatgtatACGTCACCAGGCACTGAGACAAATAGCGTATAGAAGTTAGAAGAATTTCTGTTTCATATAATATCTGTGTGGATATGTGGGGAAAATAATCTTTGTCCTGCATTGTTTAATCGTGGTCACTATCAGTACCATTCAGTCATCACAGCATACTCTTCACAGCCTGGTAAATGTGTGGTAAGAAGTGTGACCACCCCTTTGGTTAACGGAAGAAGTGTTGTCTACATGTAGAATTCAGTCAAGTGGAAGTAGTACAATACATCTGGCCTCTGTGTTAAATTAGCCATTCCTCTGGGTATGATATTCCGGtcgaaggaaaaaaaagaataaaagaaaatatcTCGTTGTGCAGTTTAGTGTTTctcatttcttttctcttctttttttttttgcttgtccTGCACTGAAGTTTGACATTCCTGGATGATTTTGTGACAAGAGAAAACTCACAGTAGCAAGAAACTCGTGTAGAAATGCGACTTGGCAATCCTATCTTCACCAACACAAAAAAGACACAAAGAGAATGACAGTAGTCAAGAAGGCCTCAGGACTCTTGCACAGGCAGGCTAAGACTAGCATACAATACTGGATATAATTCTGTGTGCACATCTGTGATTGCGAGACAAAAACCTGACGTGTTACCAATAAGGAGAACTTCAAGTTTGAGAAGCGTAACTACTGACTCATGACATGGACACAATGGTCTTGTTTTGGAGAGAACATGACCAGCCTCTTcagttctctgtctctctctgcctatACATCCTCCCCCTCAGCTCCATGTCCTGCTGAAACCATTCAGTTTCCCACCAGCTGCTCCTGCTCTAAGGGACCATCATCCTGCCTCATGTCTGGAGAAGCAGGCACGTCCATTCCTGTGTCCTGTTGATGAGAGTAGGCTTCAGGGCTGCTGGCTGCTTCCAGGCCATCCTCCACATCTTCAGACTCTTCCTCGTCTGTGTTTTCCTGGTCTTCCAGTTTAAGCCCTTGTTTCGTGGACTGGGTGTTGCTCAGGACTGATGGCATCTCTCTGGCTTGTTTTGGATACCTCTCCAGGGCCCCATCTTCTAAGGCAACCCCGTTCCCAGCCTTCGACCTGTATTTGATCCAGTCTTCCATAGCCATGACCCCGTCTCCTTCACTGAGGAACTTCCACAGGGCCAAAGGATCGCGGTTCAGGTCAGGCAGGTTCAATCTGGGGGAGCTGTTGTCAATAGTCACAGATGCTCCCCTTTTACGGCGGGACTTGCTGGTGTGGTTGACCTGTAGATGCATGGCCATCAGCTCAACAGAAGAGGTACGGAACggacagaacacacactgattcaGTGTGTCATCCCTTTCTCGCGTTCCCACTGACGGCGGAGTTCCCGAGCTACCTACTCCTCCTAAATCTTGCTCCACTGCACCCATTCCAGGCATAGGGCGACGCGAGAGGTCCAAAGGCTCGAATCCACACTCCTGCGAAGCACCGGGTGTCGTGCTGCTCTGATATCCGTTAGCCGGCACCATACGACTTGTAACAAGAGGCTTGCGTCTGGATATTTTAGGCATTTTTGGAGGCGGTGTCTCTCTTGCCCAGCCTCCTTCTAATCCACCCGTGTAGAGCTCCCCCATCATTCCAGAGAGAAAACGGTACTGGCTCTCCAAATCTCGTTCCTTCTGAGAGGATCTGGGTCTCTGGGGACTATCTTTTTGATCTAGAGGTCCAGGGACCAAAGTCTGACTGTTCTTGGATGCAGGCATTTCCGCTAGACCTCTCCCAAACGATCCATGGTTTATCGAGGGGGTTCGACGCTGTTTTGGGGTTCCCTCCCTTGATCCAGTCAGTGACGATGGGAGACTCGGAGAAGAAGAGCTAGGAGATGTTGCCATAGCGTTCCTCTCGCGATGATGCCGTTGTAGATGGTATTTTAGAGAACCAGACTGGGTTCCCGCATAGTCGCAGTGGGGACATTTGTAAGGTCTCTCACCTAGAAAAGAGTACACAGTGTCCAGTAAATTTCAATTTACCAAAGTGTAACACATCTGTTACTAATAGAATAATGTTCTAAAGGGAATAGAGAACCTAGGGAACATCAGAGGAAATATTAATGTAGAAACTGAAATGAAAGTGTGGCTTATGAATAACTGCCAATTCGCAGTTATGCTCAATAacagcagatggcagtgtttGTCATCATTTGACCTCAGTTTTTGCAGGCGTCTGTCAGATCAGGACACAGAGTCCTTTTTCTGCAGAGTCTGGATTCATTTGTAGATTTTATAATGAAAAGATGGTCATGCAAAATCTGTTTCATCTCCCTGCCATGTGCCTGAAATATAACTTGTGCCTTGTACACACATATTATGACGACAGCTCCTAGTTCACGTGGTGGTCTCACCTGTGTGCACACGTAGGTGTACTTTAAGATGATGGGAGGAGCGGAAAGCTTTTCCACAGTAGGGACAGTCCTTCATCCCTGTACCCCGCACTCGCTCCCTTGGAGCTGTTGAAGGTGCCGATGATGATACCCTCAGCCCATTCTCCCCTGAAAGGAGTGAAATTATTTATTAGACAACAGGTCCAAGGCAGTTAATGAGACAATGGGTAAGACATGATACCATATCTTTACAGGAACAAACCAACATGCAGAGACAGTTAGTTGCCTTTAAAATAAGTAAACAACCTGTTAAAATCAGTGTCAGTTAAAGCTTTAAAGTGGTGCTGGGCGATTACGATTAACGTATAATTAATCTATATGTTTTCTTCCCTCATAGTTCAAGGcttatactgtaaatatgctcaagTGTTAGAGCTGGGATATTTTATTCTTATGTTGCCGGCAGCTTGTGATTCTCTTCTTTTGAGCCGTGCACTGTTCATATCCGGGGATGTGATTGTACTTCAAGTGTTGAAACAGATTTGTGGGATTAACTTTGGATGCtgaacctgtttttttttttttttttgtcgtttGTTTtggtcagtgtttacatttgacttctttattgcctcttttccactgcagggctgTACGTTTTTTAAGAGCGTTGCGTGATGTTGCCAGACTATTGGCCAAGATTTTTTCCCATGACTTAATTGGGAGCAGGACGTGCAGAGTGTCTCTTTATAATTATGTGTGTTAGCATGCTTAATAAATGGAGACCTATGAAATTTTGGATTGATTTCCATactattttttgtgtgtgtgtgctatgcAGCGCAAATGATGGCAGCAAAAAGAAGGGGCTTACCCTCAGACGCTTGCAGTATATGTGGCCAATAAGAACCAATGATCAAGGTATGATGAACCCACTACTAATACTTCATATTTCACACttttaaaaagaatatatatatatatatatatatataaatagggAGAGACGGTAAAAAACAGTAGTCTGAGCAGCAACATTCTTACATCATTTAAACCTTCCCAAAGAATGGTTCTTTGGTCCTGAGTATGGTTAGCTAACCGTACAGTTTGTGAATGTTGCGTGCTGAACTGTATCTGTGTGGAAAAGCCACCGGAACGGTTACCCCTTGTGCTCAGAACCATTTGGCCCTGCAGGGGAAAAGAGGCcattgttcagtgtcatctttaCTAAAGTCAAGCTCGGTTggactctgtgtttaggttctcctccatgtggcacATTGGATGGGGCAGAATCATATGACTACAACGGGCTCATatggttttaaaggggacaGTGCTTTACCAAACAATGGGGGGGGGCattaacagaattaacaaagaattttaaaaaattattaaaagaataaaaaaaaatgttatattcgATACAGGCGATTAGACGTTCTGAATGTCCATTTTGATTAACTGCCCAGCCCTACTTTAAATGTCTCATACATTCAACAAGTAGATTTGCTTTCTATTATGTGATCCTTACTAGAAAGATGTGTTATGACAGAATGGAAACTTCCAGCTGTTCCCACTGCTGACTGGTGCTGTTTGGCCTCATGTCTGAATTCATTTCCACTTCCACTTCCACGtccccctccacctcctcctcctcttccttctcCTGTTGCACGAGGTCCTACAGTCTTATGTGTACTGTTTTCTTCTTTCCCTGCACCCCCTCTTGCACTGGAATACTTCTGCTGTTTCTGAGCATGCACTCGAGCATgagccactacctgctgcagatTCTGAAAAAGCTTCCCACAGTCGGGACACTCCCAGGGGGCCCCAGATGCTTCTAGGTCCTCTTTGAAACCAAGGCCACCCAAGTAGGCACGCACCTGCTCAGCTTCCCCAGCGACGGTGCCCTGAGAGGAAGGGCGCTGGTGCTGTGCTTGAGGTCTTTGCTGCTGGTGCTGCTGTTGCTGGCTTTGCTGCGCTGCTGCCAGGCTGCGAGCGACCAGCTGCCACATGGCCGCCTGCTCTCCTCCATCCAGggtctctcctcctctctctcctccgttACCCATCTCTGCAACCTGAGCCACTGCCTGAAGGCGTTCCATACAGCTGGCACCACCGGTGTCGTTCGGCAAGCCCAGGTAACCCCACATTGAAGACTTGCTGGAGCCCGCGCTGATTTCTGACCTCTCTGTCCGATTCCCGTTCCCGCCCCCTCTGCCTGCCATGCTACGTGCCAGGAGCAGGTTAGAGTACAAAGCCCCTAATGCCTGGTTTCCAGGACCTTTGGAGTGTTCAGACCCTGATGGTCCTAGGTTCCCTAGGCCAGCCTTTAGGCCCAGCTTGTTGAGGTGCACTTTCATGTGGTTCTTGAGGAACCAGGGCTCCTTGAAGCCACGACCACAGACCTGGCACTTATGGTCAAGGGAGTCCTTGTGCTTGCGCATATGGCCCTTCAGGAACCACGACTGGGTAAAGCGCTGGCCACAGGTCTCACAACGGAAGGCTGGAAGAGCAGGCGCTTGTGGCAAAGGCATTTGTGGTGGAGCTGTGGTAGGACGGGAAGGGAAGACAGGTGGGGGCGCAGGCTCTTCGGGTGGGTGGCTCTCTTGCAGGTGGGCAGCTAGACGTTCCTCCAGGTTTGCTGAAAAGGGGCACAGCGTGCACTTGTAAGGGTTGTGGAGGATTCGAACATGACGAGCTAGTTCAGAGGCAGTGCGAAATTTGCCCTTACAGGCATGGCACCGGAATGCAGATGCTGCACCTGGTGGAGTGGGGTCTTCACTAAGTCCAGGGCCTAAAGGAGAGAAGGTAGAAGAAGCAGGTGCTTCTTCTGTTAGAGGTGGAGTCAGGGCTGTGGTTCCGTCCATTAGGAACTGAGGGCTGCTGGCAGTTTGAAGAGGCTCCTCTAGAACGGCCTCTTCCCTTCGATTCTGGTGTAGCGACCTGGATATTGAATTCAGGTGGATCTCCCTGTTGGTGTGGTTCCGAATATCACTCACATGGTTCTGCTGGGGTTTAACTTGTATAGTTTTGTAGAGGGCAGAGGCCCGACGGTCCCTGTCCAAACTGTGAGCACGAGCATGGAGGGAGAGAATGCTCTGGAAACGGAACCTCTTCCCGCAAACGTGGCAAGGAAACCTGAGGGCAGGACCACTGTTAGGCCCTCCGGGGACAGTCACACTGTCGTTGTTGAAAAGCTGCAGGTCCAGCTCGTCACTGCAGGTGGCGGTAGCCCCAGATGAGAGAGCCTGCTCCAGCACTCCAAATGTTGGCAGTGGTGCCGATGGAGTGGCTGGAGGACTGCTCTCTGAAGTGGGACTACACAGCTGCTCTTCCCCTGGAAACAGTGCCACAGCCGGAGTGGGAGATGAAGGGGTGGACagctcttcatcctcctcttcatcatgtTGGCTGGCATCAATAAGGGCAAAGGGTGACAGGGGTGCATACGGGGTACTCAGAGGGCTGGAGGGGGCAGAATGAGGGCTTTGCGGTAAAGAGTGAGGGCTGAGATCTACAGAGGGCATTGAAGGAGGGGACAGGGGTGCCTCAGAGGAGACCGCAAGCATACACTCTGGCGGGGAATCCATACTCTGTGTCagacagacaatgagagagGTCATAAAAGTGAACAATGTGCAGTGCATGCATATTATGGTGCATCTCTTGCTCAATCGTAACAGTACTCACTAGTAGAGTGTGTGTTCCATGAT from Hoplias malabaricus isolate fHopMal1 chromosome 2, fHopMal1.hap1, whole genome shotgun sequence encodes the following:
- the znf219 gene encoding zinc finger protein 219, translating into MDSPPECMLAVSSEAPLSPPSMPSVDLSPHSLPQSPHSAPSSPLSTPYAPLSPFALIDASQHDEEEDEELSTPSSPTPAVALFPGEEQLCSPTSESSPPATPSAPLPTFGVLEQALSSGATATCSDELDLQLFNNDSVTVPGGPNSGPALRFPCHVCGKRFRFQSILSLHARAHSLDRDRRASALYKTIQVKPQQNHVSDIRNHTNREIHLNSISRSLHQNRREEAVLEEPLQTASSPQFLMDGTTALTPPLTEEAPASSTFSPLGPGLSEDPTPPGAASAFRCHACKGKFRTASELARHVRILHNPYKCTLCPFSANLEERLAAHLQESHPPEEPAPPPVFPSRPTTAPPQMPLPQAPALPAFRCETCGQRFTQSWFLKGHMRKHKDSLDHKCQVCGRGFKEPWFLKNHMKVHLNKLGLKAGLGNLGPSGSEHSKGPGNQALGALYSNLLLARSMAGRGGGNGNRTERSEISAGSSKSSMWGYLGLPNDTGGASCMERLQAVAQVAEMGNGGERGGETLDGGEQAAMWQLVARSLAAAQQSQQQQHQQQRPQAQHQRPSSQGTVAGEAEQVRAYLGGLGFKEDLEASGAPWECPDCGKLFQNLQQVVAHARVHAQKQQKYSSARGGAGKEENSTHKTVGPRATGEGRGGGGGGGRGSGSGNEFRHEAKQHQSAVGTAGSFHSVITHLSRENGLRVSSSAPSTAPRERVRGTGMKDCPYCGKAFRSSHHLKVHLRVHTGERPYKCPHCDYAGTQSGSLKYHLQRHHRERNAMATSPSSSSPSLPSSLTGSREGTPKQRRTPSINHGSFGRGLAEMPASKNSQTLVPGPLDQKDSPQRPRSSQKERDLESQYRFLSGMMGELYTGGLEGGWARETPPPKMPKISRRKPLVTSRMVPANGYQSSTTPGASQECGFEPLDLSRRPMPGMGAVEQDLGGVGSSGTPPSVGTRERDDTLNQCVFCPFRTSSVELMAMHLQVNHTSKSRRKRGASVTIDNSSPRLNLPDLNRDPLALWKFLSEGDGVMAMEDWIKYRSKAGNGVALEDGALERYPKQAREMPSVLSNTQSTKQGLKLEDQENTDEEESEDVEDGLEAASSPEAYSHQQDTGMDVPASPDMRQDDGPLEQEQLVGN